Proteins encoded together in one bacterium window:
- a CDS encoding NADH dehydrogenase subunit D — translation SMEAVIHQFKLVSEGMHPPAGESYVATESPRGEKGYFVVSDGSNRPVRVHVRAPSFYNLQTLPAMVVGRPLADVVVAVASIDIVLGDVDR, via the coding sequence GAGCATGGAGGCGGTGATCCACCAGTTCAAGCTCGTGAGCGAAGGGATGCACCCCCCGGCCGGCGAGAGCTACGTGGCCACGGAGTCACCCCGCGGCGAGAAAGGGTACTTCGTCGTCAGCGACGGGAGCAATAGGCCCGTGCGCGTGCACGTCCGAGCGCCGTCGTTCTACAATCTGCAGACGCTGCCGGCCATGGTCGTGGGACGACCGCTCGCGGACGTCGTCGTCGCGGTCGCCAGCATCGACATCGTGCTGGGCGACGTGGATCGTTAG